The Nesterenkonia xinjiangensis genome contains a region encoding:
- a CDS encoding preprotein translocase subunit YajC yields MDPFLLIMIAILALFMLMTFRRGKKMRDAQSAAVSGAVPGAEVVTAGGIVGTVVARDEERQRVTLEFSGGDRVDFQLPAVQHVLTPATSPEEPSEEPSEDPSEETSEHEDR; encoded by the coding sequence ATGGATCCCTTTCTTCTGATCATGATCGCCATCCTCGCGCTCTTCATGCTGATGACCTTCCGGCGCGGGAAGAAGATGCGTGACGCGCAGTCGGCCGCCGTCAGCGGCGCCGTCCCGGGCGCCGAGGTGGTCACCGCTGGGGGGATCGTCGGGACCGTGGTGGCTCGCGACGAGGAGCGTCAGCGCGTCACCCTGGAGTTCTCCGGAGGCGACCGCGTGGACTTCCAGCTTCCGGCGGTCCAGCACGTGCTCACCCCGGCGACCTCCCCCGAGGAACCGTCCGAGGAGCCTTCTGAGGACCCCTCCGAGGAGACCTCGGAGCACGAGGACCGCTGA